The proteins below come from a single Micromonospora citrea genomic window:
- a CDS encoding ArsR/SmtB family transcription factor, which produces MENASPSPDAPRAVHLDHRQVRVLAHPLRMRLLGTLRLDGPATATMLAEKLDTNSGATSYHLRQLAEVGLVTEDLDRGAGRQRWWRAAHDISNFEPTDFDDDPDARAAVEWIQGDQVRLMAELAERWMADAPHQSPQWRDAAGMGDLVLELGPDRLRALNDELWALLMRYRDETPPDEPDARSVHVFHAAFPRSEGKR; this is translated from the coding sequence ATGGAGAACGCATCGCCGTCCCCGGACGCGCCGCGCGCCGTCCACCTCGACCACCGGCAGGTCCGCGTCCTGGCCCATCCGCTGCGGATGCGGCTGCTCGGCACGCTTCGCCTGGACGGCCCGGCGACCGCGACCATGCTGGCCGAGAAGCTGGACACCAACTCCGGGGCGACCAGCTACCACCTGCGGCAGCTCGCCGAGGTGGGGCTGGTGACCGAGGATCTCGACCGCGGCGCCGGCCGGCAGCGGTGGTGGCGGGCGGCGCACGACATCAGCAACTTCGAGCCGACCGACTTCGACGACGACCCGGACGCCCGGGCGGCGGTCGAGTGGATCCAGGGCGACCAGGTGCGGCTGATGGCCGAGTTGGCCGAGCGCTGGATGGCCGACGCGCCGCACCAGTCCCCGCAGTGGCGGGACGCCGCCGGCATGGGAGACCTGGTGCTGGAGCTGGGTCCGGACCGGCTCCGGGCGCTGAACGACGAGCTGTGGGCGCTGCTGATGCGCTACCGGGACGAGACGCCGCCCGACGAGCCTGACGCCCGGTCGGTGCACGTCTTCCACGCCGCCTTTCCCCGGTCGGAGGGGAAGCGGTGA
- a CDS encoding SDR family oxidoreductase: protein MTLLVVGASGHLGGEVCRQAVAAGERVVGTYHSGGVDVPGVEAHRLDVTDRAAVRDLVARVRPDAVVSTPYRYAEWTVTADGAAHVAYATAEAGSRLVHLSSDALHAGRPEPYADDEPPSPIFPYGAAKAAAETAVRAIDPGAVLVRTSLIVGDERSKQIRLCLDALGGRAALFTDEIRCPVDVTDLAAAVLDLVDSRYAGPLNVAGPDPVSRAEMGRLVAARFGLDPGGLKTTTSASTGLVRPTEVRLDSSRAAALLPTRLRGIRELLAP, encoded by the coding sequence ATGACGCTGCTCGTGGTGGGGGCCAGCGGCCACCTCGGCGGCGAGGTGTGCCGGCAGGCGGTCGCGGCGGGGGAGCGGGTGGTCGGGACGTACCACTCCGGCGGCGTCGACGTGCCGGGCGTCGAGGCGCACCGCCTGGACGTGACGGACCGCGCCGCGGTGCGCGACCTGGTTGCGCGGGTGCGACCCGACGCCGTGGTCAGCACCCCCTACCGGTACGCGGAGTGGACAGTGACCGCCGACGGCGCGGCCCACGTGGCGTACGCGACCGCCGAGGCGGGGTCGCGGCTGGTGCACCTGTCCAGCGACGCGCTGCACGCAGGCCGCCCCGAGCCGTACGCCGACGACGAGCCGCCGAGCCCAATCTTTCCGTACGGGGCGGCGAAGGCGGCCGCCGAGACCGCCGTGCGGGCGATCGACCCGGGCGCCGTGCTGGTGCGTACCTCGCTGATCGTGGGCGACGAGCGGAGCAAGCAGATCCGGCTCTGCCTCGACGCCCTCGGCGGGCGGGCCGCCCTGTTCACCGACGAGATCCGCTGCCCGGTCGACGTCACCGACCTCGCCGCCGCCGTCCTCGACCTGGTCGACAGCCGGTACGCCGGACCGCTGAACGTCGCCGGTCCGGACCCGGTGAGCCGGGCCGAGATGGGGCGGCTGGTCGCGGCCCGCTTCGGCCTCGATCCGGGCGGGCTGAAGACCACCACCAGCGCCTCCACGGGGCTGGTCCGCCCCACCGAGGTACGCCTGGACTCGTCCCGTGCCGCCGCCCTGCTGCCGACCCGACTGCGCGGCATCCGCGAGCTTCTCGCCCCCTGA